In a single window of the Necator americanus strain Aroian chromosome X, whole genome shotgun sequence genome:
- a CDS encoding hypothetical protein (NECATOR_CHRX.G25765.T1), with amino-acid sequence MSASFPVPAPGPFNAQSPAFPQGGFAFPAEAYQQGFTTTNPYPTANGAHPSNPMFDAKQMNGYGFGTAQGPMGAPMMSPTTNVPTPFGTHPMRHFPQPAMPKCGQMRQRMPQHIGNMMAMNGQMHMMPNNQQPPMSQQQQQQQQQQQQQQQQQQHQHQQQQQHQQHQQQQQQLAAQQQQQQQQLAAQQGMSHPASNGQQMPPPTQSPSQSALLSSSPMQANKPSPGSNRNIFPPNSMRPPSNGSGHLKSEPSPASVQQTTSSDQMSMNSGVSASTTLSPTSCSMFGANSQGGGVVGGQPPDQGPPQPPNTNTPFPLVTHYDMPPAFLHLQESFQMRNPALQMYYKRRKTLLVLPYPNAPNLSNIAPVEPPTFAFLPHTKHYDVTYDRRYPMNPMSQGQPPMHSRQPVPSPQVMSPAFQQPQPPNKPKAPPVKKARSDSTDGGFPGMPSNSGMMMAPGCLPRPMQLPPEMSHYGGVPTSQMGMNPAAAGMQCYPGASPSAVPTSSTSSGGNTTPMTMHNGMYHMGVPHNPQSMNPMGMPQQMNDNRSQHVPVSGVYPNMSNGQMSTNDQQPMSSPRNQMSQPPYQQPGNQFDISPQCPKCLCLVSPTNRSVQCNGPCMRLFHQQDSKGNQRISPS; translated from the exons ATGTCGGCCAGTTTCCCCGTCCCAGCTCCCGGTCCTTTCAATGCACAGTCACCTGCCTTCCCACAAGGAGGCTTCGCTTTTCCAGCTGAGGCATACCAACAG GGTTTTACCACCACCAATCCATACCCTACAGCAAATGGTGCTCATCCTTCTAATCCAATGTTCGATGCGAAACAAATGAACGG GTACGGTTTTGGGACCGCCCAAGGTCCCATGGGAGCGCCAATGATGTCGCCGACCACAAATGTTCCTACACCGTTTGGAACGCATCCGATGCGTCATTTTCCACAACCAGCCATGCCAAAATGTGGACAAATGCGGCAGCGTATGCCTCAACATATAGGAAATATGATGGCAATGAACGGTCAGATGCACATGATGCCGAATAATCAGCAACCACCGATGTcgcaacagcagcagcagcaacaacaacaacaacaacaacaacagcagcagcagcaacacCAGcaccaacaacagcaacaacaccaacaacaccaacaacaacaacaacaacttgctgctcaacaacagcagcaacaacaacaacttgcTGCTCAACAAGGAATGTCCCATCCAGCGTCCAATGGTCAACAGATGCCTCCACCAACACAGTCGCCAAGTCAATCTGCTCTACTGTCATCAAGTCCGATGCAGGCAAACAAACCAAGTCCAGGATCGAATAG GAATATTTTCCCTCCTAACTCTATGAGACCACCATCGAACGGTAGCGGTCATCTGAAATCTGAACCATCACCAGCAAGTGTACAACAGACTACCTCCAGTGATCAG ATGTCAATGAATTCTGGAGTGTCCGCTAGTACAACCCTAAGTCCTACGTCATGTTCAATGTTTGGTGCGAATTCACAAGGTGGTGGTGTTGTTGGTGGACAACCGCCGGATCAAGGACCACCACAACCACCcaatacgaatactccattcCCACTTGTTACACATTACGATATGCCTCCAGCGTTTTTACATTTACAAGAGTCATTCCAG ATGAGGAATCCAGCCCTTCAAATGTATTACAAACGTCGGAAAACATTATTAGTCCTGCCTTATCCCAATGCTCCTAATCTTTCG AACATAGCTCCTGTGGAACCTCCAACTTTTGCCTTTCTACCACATACGAAACATTATGATGTGACGTATGATCGACGATATCCGATGAATCCGATGTCACAAGGTCAACCACCGATGCATAGCCGACAACCAGT GCCAAGTCCTCAAGTGATGTCACCTGCATTCCAACAGCCGCAACCACCGAATAAGCCTAAAGCACCTCCTGTAAAGAAAGCGCGAAGTG ATTCTACTGATGGTGGTTTCCCAGGGATGCCATCGAATAGCGGGATGATGATGGCTCCAGGATGTCTACCTCGACCAATGCAATTACCACCGGAAATGTCTCATTATGGTGGTGTACCAACATCACAAATGGGAATGAATCCTGCTGCTGCTGGTATGCAGTGTTATCCAGGAGCTTCTCCAAGCGCTGTACCTACTAGTTCGACATCATCGGGTGGTAATACAACTCCTATGACTATGCATAATGGGATGTATCATATGGGAGTTCCACATAATCCACAATCCATGAATCCAATGGGTATGCCACAACAGATGAACGATAATC GATCACAACATGTTCCTGTATCTGGCGTCTACCCAAATATGTCAAATGGACAAATGTCAACGAATGATCAACAACCCATGAGCAGCCCAAGGAATCAG ATGAGCCAGCCTCCTTATCAACAACCAGGAAACCAGTTCGATATATCCCCTCAATGTCCAAAGTGCTTATGTCTAGTGTCG ccaACAAATCGTTCTGTACAGTGTAATGGTCCATGCATGCGTTTATTTCATCAG CAGGATTCGAAAGGAAATCAACGGATATCTCCATCGTAG
- a CDS encoding hypothetical protein (NECATOR_CHRX.G25765.T2), with translation MSASFPVPAPGPFNAQSPAFPQGGFAFPAEAYQQGFTTTNPYPTANGAHPSNPMFDAKQMNGYGFGTAQGPMGAPMMSPTTNVPTPFGTHPMRHFPQPAMPKCGQMRQRMPQHIGNMMAMNGQMHMMPNNQQPPMSQQQQQQQQQQQQQQQQQQHQHQQQQQHQQHQQQQQQLAAQQQQQQQQLAAQQGMSHPASNGQQMPPPTQSPSQSALLSSSPMQANKPSPGSNRNIFPPNSMRPPSNGSGHLKSEPSPASVQQTTSSDQMSMNSGVSASTTLSPTSCSMFGANSQGGGVVGGQPPDQGPPQPPNTNTPFPLVTHYDMPPAFLHLQESFQMRNPALQMYYKRRKTLLVLPYPNAPNLSNIAPVEPPTFAFLPHTKHYDVTYDRRYPMNPMSQGQPPMHSRQPVPSPQVMSPAFQQPQPPNKPKAPPVKKARSDSTDGGFPGMPSNSGMMMAPGCLPRPMQLPPEMSHYGGVPTSQMGMNPAAAGMQCYPGASPSAVPTSSTSSGGNTTPMTMHNGMYHMGVPHNPQSMNPMGMPQQMNDNRSQHVPVSGVYPNMSNGQMSTNDQQPMSSPRNQMSQPPYQQPGNQFDISPQCPKCLCLVSPTNRSVQCNGPCMRLFHQNCTGLLPRAFALLEEDPSAKWVCGACESSVL, from the exons ATGTCGGCCAGTTTCCCCGTCCCAGCTCCCGGTCCTTTCAATGCACAGTCACCTGCCTTCCCACAAGGAGGCTTCGCTTTTCCAGCTGAGGCATACCAACAG GGTTTTACCACCACCAATCCATACCCTACAGCAAATGGTGCTCATCCTTCTAATCCAATGTTCGATGCGAAACAAATGAACGG GTACGGTTTTGGGACCGCCCAAGGTCCCATGGGAGCGCCAATGATGTCGCCGACCACAAATGTTCCTACACCGTTTGGAACGCATCCGATGCGTCATTTTCCACAACCAGCCATGCCAAAATGTGGACAAATGCGGCAGCGTATGCCTCAACATATAGGAAATATGATGGCAATGAACGGTCAGATGCACATGATGCCGAATAATCAGCAACCACCGATGTcgcaacagcagcagcagcaacaacaacaacaacaacaacaacagcagcagcagcaacacCAGcaccaacaacagcaacaacaccaacaacaccaacaacaacaacaacaacttgctgctcaacaacagcagcaacaacaacaacttgcTGCTCAACAAGGAATGTCCCATCCAGCGTCCAATGGTCAACAGATGCCTCCACCAACACAGTCGCCAAGTCAATCTGCTCTACTGTCATCAAGTCCGATGCAGGCAAACAAACCAAGTCCAGGATCGAATAG GAATATTTTCCCTCCTAACTCTATGAGACCACCATCGAACGGTAGCGGTCATCTGAAATCTGAACCATCACCAGCAAGTGTACAACAGACTACCTCCAGTGATCAG ATGTCAATGAATTCTGGAGTGTCCGCTAGTACAACCCTAAGTCCTACGTCATGTTCAATGTTTGGTGCGAATTCACAAGGTGGTGGTGTTGTTGGTGGACAACCGCCGGATCAAGGACCACCACAACCACCcaatacgaatactccattcCCACTTGTTACACATTACGATATGCCTCCAGCGTTTTTACATTTACAAGAGTCATTCCAG ATGAGGAATCCAGCCCTTCAAATGTATTACAAACGTCGGAAAACATTATTAGTCCTGCCTTATCCCAATGCTCCTAATCTTTCG AACATAGCTCCTGTGGAACCTCCAACTTTTGCCTTTCTACCACATACGAAACATTATGATGTGACGTATGATCGACGATATCCGATGAATCCGATGTCACAAGGTCAACCACCGATGCATAGCCGACAACCAGT GCCAAGTCCTCAAGTGATGTCACCTGCATTCCAACAGCCGCAACCACCGAATAAGCCTAAAGCACCTCCTGTAAAGAAAGCGCGAAGTG ATTCTACTGATGGTGGTTTCCCAGGGATGCCATCGAATAGCGGGATGATGATGGCTCCAGGATGTCTACCTCGACCAATGCAATTACCACCGGAAATGTCTCATTATGGTGGTGTACCAACATCACAAATGGGAATGAATCCTGCTGCTGCTGGTATGCAGTGTTATCCAGGAGCTTCTCCAAGCGCTGTACCTACTAGTTCGACATCATCGGGTGGTAATACAACTCCTATGACTATGCATAATGGGATGTATCATATGGGAGTTCCACATAATCCACAATCCATGAATCCAATGGGTATGCCACAACAGATGAACGATAATC GATCACAACATGTTCCTGTATCTGGCGTCTACCCAAATATGTCAAATGGACAAATGTCAACGAATGATCAACAACCCATGAGCAGCCCAAGGAATCAG ATGAGCCAGCCTCCTTATCAACAACCAGGAAACCAGTTCGATATATCCCCTCAATGTCCAAAGTGCTTATGTCTAGTGTCG ccaACAAATCGTTCTGTACAGTGTAATGGTCCATGCATGCGTTTATTTCATCAG aattgcaCTGGTTTACTCCCTCGAGCATTTGCTCTGTTAGAAGAGGATCCAAGTGCAAAGTGGGTATGTGGTGCGTGTGAATCTTCGGTCCTATGA